In Nitrospira sp., a single genomic region encodes these proteins:
- a CDS encoding efflux RND transporter periplasmic adaptor subunit, whose translation MAMVSPKTQLFGFWAASLIMVGLPGCKEQADSAPAQQLSQVEVITVSTQTVPDEPEFIGQAEASRPVEIRSQVTGILKAVMYTEGREVKKGTRLYQIDPVPFQAAMASAKAKIAQAEAKVVQAKQDLARVKPLLLEQAVSQKDVDDAVADDLSAKAALQGAKADFIKAQFDFDNTLITAPIDGMIERSRYYEGRLVSAQTDLLTVIHRVDPMYVVVSVPEAFFLKRTHDIEAKKITHPNAYDLRGALTFMDGTAYPYEGVLDLMEPGMRTETGSRIERMTFPNPKRTLLPGQFVKVTFKGDAKPNAVLIPQRSVLQGPQGPFVYVVGPDERIEIRPVEASVWQGDQWLIDSGLKAGERVVVNGLMKIGPGAPVKAVPWEPQSPADASPDQTKQG comes from the coding sequence ATGGCCATGGTCTCACCGAAAACTCAACTGTTTGGATTCTGGGCGGCATCGCTGATCATGGTCGGCTTGCCGGGGTGCAAGGAGCAGGCTGATTCAGCTCCAGCTCAGCAACTGTCTCAAGTCGAGGTGATCACGGTCTCCACACAGACGGTGCCGGACGAGCCGGAATTCATCGGACAGGCGGAAGCCTCCCGTCCGGTCGAGATCCGCTCACAAGTGACGGGGATCCTGAAGGCCGTGATGTATACAGAAGGTCGAGAGGTCAAAAAAGGAACTCGGCTCTACCAGATCGATCCCGTCCCCTTCCAGGCTGCGATGGCCAGCGCCAAGGCCAAGATTGCGCAAGCCGAAGCCAAGGTGGTGCAGGCCAAGCAGGACCTGGCGCGGGTGAAGCCGCTGCTCCTCGAGCAGGCCGTGAGCCAGAAGGACGTGGATGACGCGGTTGCGGACGATCTTTCCGCGAAAGCCGCCTTGCAGGGCGCCAAGGCCGATTTTATCAAGGCGCAGTTCGATTTCGACAATACGCTCATCACGGCTCCGATCGACGGCATGATCGAGCGCAGCCGGTATTACGAGGGTCGTCTGGTCTCGGCCCAAACGGACTTATTGACGGTGATTCACCGCGTCGATCCGATGTATGTGGTCGTAAGCGTGCCGGAGGCGTTTTTTCTCAAGCGGACCCATGACATTGAAGCCAAAAAGATCACCCATCCGAATGCCTACGACTTGCGCGGCGCCCTGACCTTCATGGATGGGACCGCCTATCCCTACGAGGGAGTTCTGGATCTCATGGAGCCGGGCATGCGGACCGAGACCGGCTCGCGTATCGAGCGCATGACCTTTCCGAATCCCAAACGGACGCTGTTGCCGGGACAGTTCGTGAAAGTCACGTTCAAGGGAGACGCCAAGCCCAACGCGGTCCTGATTCCGCAACGGTCGGTGTTGCAAGGGCCTCAGGGACCGTTCGTGTATGTCGTGGGACCTGACGAACGGATCGAAATTCGTCCGGTGGAAGCGTCGGTCTGGCAAGGAGATCAGTGGCTCATCGACTCGGGCCTCAAGGCCGGCGAGCGGGTCGTCGTCAACGGACTGATGAAGATCGGGCCGGGGGCTCCGGTCAAGGCTGTGCCATGGGAGCCACAGTCTCCGGCAGATGCGTCTCCTGATCAGACCAAGCAGGGATAA
- a CDS encoding antibiotic biosynthesis monooxygenase: MITVVWDTWLKPGTEAEGLQLTRKVWSDMRSFDGYLSHQILVDQHAPGHIIALAKWRSLADADAVREKYKDSETIRQLTPLLARPRERWITHEDVPASA; encoded by the coding sequence ATGATCACCGTGGTATGGGATACCTGGCTGAAGCCAGGCACTGAAGCCGAGGGGTTGCAACTCACTCGCAAGGTCTGGTCGGACATGCGGAGCTTTGACGGCTATTTGTCGCATCAGATTCTGGTCGATCAGCATGCGCCGGGCCACATCATCGCCTTGGCCAAGTGGCGGAGCCTTGCGGACGCCGACGCGGTGCGAGAGAAGTACAAAGACTCCGAGACGATCCGGCAACTGACCCCGTTGCTCGCCCGCCCTCGTGAGCGATGGATTACCCATGAGGATGTGCCGGCATCAGCCTGA
- a CDS encoding VOC family protein, protein MKVVEIAFTCYPVTDLKRARQYHEGVLGLRESRFFGNEDQGFVEYDIGSGTLAIGNTAPEWKPSAGGGSVGLEVDDFDAAIVRLKASGCPFVLEPFETPVCRMAVVSDPDGNSITIHRRAV, encoded by the coding sequence ATGAAAGTCGTTGAAATCGCGTTTACCTGTTACCCCGTCACAGACTTAAAGCGGGCGCGTCAGTATCATGAGGGCGTGTTGGGCCTCAGAGAGTCACGGTTCTTCGGAAACGAAGATCAGGGCTTCGTCGAATATGATATTGGATCGGGCACGTTGGCCATCGGCAATACAGCGCCGGAATGGAAGCCCTCCGCCGGCGGAGGGTCGGTCGGCCTCGAGGTCGACGACTTCGACGCGGCGATCGTGCGTCTAAAAGCGAGCGGGTGCCCCTTTGTCCTCGAACCGTTCGAGACGCCCGTCTGCCGGATGGCTGTGGTGTCCGATCCCGACGGCAACTCGATCACGATCCATCGGAGAGCCGTCTGA